One window of Salegentibacter sp. Hel_I_6 genomic DNA carries:
- a CDS encoding TonB-dependent receptor domain-containing protein → MKQLFLILAICISSFTTSANEAVGKISGSVMDGDLEEPIPYATISITDGEGKLISGNTSAADGTFSIEKIPNGTYTFKVQFMGYKTFSRQIEITKSKSDFNLGNIELEPDVAMLDGVTVVAERTTIEQRIDRKVINVGKDLTTTGASASEIMNNVPSVNVDQDGNIALRGNSNVRILIDGKPTNIDPAQLLKQIPSTSIKTIELITNPSAKYNPEGMSGIINIILHKNANDGFNGNINTGVTIGENARYNGSLDMNYRKGKFNFYGNFGTQFGDRNNLGRINFTEDNYRQAFDITNKRESYLYKVGVDFYLDDKNTFSFYTNQNHYDGGPLGALRIIYPENPELNLAQNLDANFNNTNSTFNFAYDRKFEKEGHKILLELDYNSFDEDENSIFGFEGNTNGFEDYRDHVKDTRENIIANIDYENPLSENSKLEIGAEARLLDTDNVYTTSSDFLNDATYQYQRDIYSFYTTYGQNFEKWSYQLGARLENFSVDAIFNGENVFNDEYFNIYPSGFLNYTPDETNSYQLSYSRRVDRPGFGQVNPIREISTPRLTVSGNPELDPQFTNSLEFNYTRKFSKKGSLTAGVFFRNINDEISQVFIEDPNEQGSLLLQFDNFEDNNAYGLELGTNYKFTDWWSTNTNFELYSQQLKGVVGTEYLETDNTAWTFRTNHSFKATDKLTFQLFGFYRSKAQNLQMDMDPMYFMNIGGRYTFLDDKATLSLNFNDVFDTQEFSFTNGRPLPQDGRFKGETQNVYLGFSYRFGGGKNKVLKRKQRESNEAEGGGMF, encoded by the coding sequence ATGAAACAGTTATTTCTAATTTTAGCAATTTGCATCAGCAGTTTTACTACCAGCGCCAATGAAGCCGTGGGCAAAATTTCGGGTTCAGTTATGGATGGCGATCTCGAAGAACCTATCCCCTACGCCACTATTAGTATTACAGATGGCGAAGGAAAACTTATATCTGGAAATACCTCTGCTGCCGACGGAACTTTTAGTATAGAAAAAATTCCCAATGGCACTTATACCTTTAAGGTTCAGTTTATGGGTTATAAAACTTTCTCTAGACAAATTGAAATCACCAAAAGCAAGAGCGATTTTAATTTAGGAAATATAGAGTTAGAACCAGATGTAGCGATGTTGGATGGAGTAACCGTCGTTGCAGAACGCACCACGATAGAACAGCGAATAGATAGAAAAGTAATTAACGTTGGTAAAGATCTTACCACTACTGGTGCCAGTGCTTCAGAAATAATGAACAACGTACCTTCTGTAAATGTAGATCAGGATGGTAATATTGCACTTCGCGGAAATTCTAATGTACGCATTCTTATAGACGGAAAACCAACCAATATAGACCCCGCGCAATTACTGAAACAAATTCCTTCCACTTCTATAAAAACTATTGAATTAATTACAAATCCTTCAGCAAAATATAATCCTGAAGGAATGAGTGGGATTATAAATATTATTCTGCATAAAAATGCCAACGATGGATTCAACGGAAATATAAATACCGGGGTAACCATTGGTGAAAATGCTCGTTACAATGGTTCTCTGGATATGAATTACCGAAAAGGAAAATTTAATTTTTATGGAAATTTTGGTACTCAATTTGGCGATCGCAATAATCTTGGACGAATTAATTTTACTGAAGATAATTATCGGCAGGCTTTTGATATAACTAATAAAAGAGAATCCTACCTCTATAAAGTAGGTGTAGATTTTTATTTAGATGATAAAAACACCTTTTCTTTTTACACGAATCAGAATCATTACGACGGGGGACCACTGGGAGCTTTAAGAATAATTTACCCCGAAAATCCAGAATTAAATCTGGCGCAAAACCTGGATGCGAATTTTAATAATACTAATAGTACATTCAATTTTGCCTACGACCGAAAATTTGAAAAGGAAGGACATAAAATTCTACTTGAATTAGATTATAATAGCTTTGACGAGGATGAGAATTCTATCTTCGGTTTTGAGGGAAATACTAACGGGTTTGAAGATTACCGCGATCATGTTAAGGATACCCGTGAAAATATAATTGCCAATATAGATTATGAAAATCCGCTTTCAGAGAATAGTAAACTGGAAATTGGTGCAGAAGCTAGACTTTTAGACACCGATAATGTGTATACAACCAGCAGTGATTTCCTTAATGATGCTACTTACCAATACCAAAGAGATATTTATTCATTTTACACCACCTATGGACAGAATTTTGAAAAATGGTCTTATCAGCTTGGTGCAAGATTAGAGAATTTTAGCGTAGATGCAATCTTCAATGGGGAAAATGTTTTTAATGACGAATACTTTAATATTTATCCAAGCGGATTTTTAAATTACACTCCAGATGAAACCAATTCCTACCAACTAAGTTATAGCCGAAGGGTGGATCGCCCTGGTTTTGGACAGGTTAATCCTATTCGCGAAATAAGCACACCAAGATTAACGGTCTCCGGAAATCCTGAATTAGACCCGCAATTCACCAACTCTCTGGAATTCAATTACACCAGAAAATTCAGTAAAAAGGGAAGTCTAACTGCAGGAGTTTTCTTCAGAAATATTAACGATGAAATTAGTCAGGTTTTTATAGAAGATCCTAATGAGCAAGGTTCGCTTTTACTCCAATTTGACAATTTTGAGGATAATAATGCTTACGGGCTGGAACTTGGCACTAACTATAAATTCACCGATTGGTGGAGTACCAATACCAATTTTGAATTATACAGTCAGCAGCTTAAAGGAGTAGTTGGGACCGAGTATTTAGAAACCGATAATACAGCCTGGACCTTTAGAACCAATCATAGTTTTAAAGCGACGGATAAATTGACTTTCCAATTATTCGGTTTTTACAGAAGTAAAGCACAAAACCTGCAAATGGATATGGATCCAATGTACTTTATGAATATAGGTGGCCGCTATACCTTCCTGGACGATAAGGCAACCTTAAGCCTAAATTTTAATGATGTTTTTGATACGCAGGAGTTCAGTTTCACCAATGGCAGGCCTTTACCGCAAGATGGAAGGTTTAAAGGCGAAACCCAAAATGTTTATTTAGGATTTTCATACCGGTTTGGAGGTGGTAAAAATAAAGTCTTAAAAAGGAAACAAAGAGAAAGTAACGAAGCCGAAGGTGGCGGAATGTTCTAA
- a CDS encoding CoA-binding protein, producing the protein MEKKTLVLGASLKPSRYSNIAIKRLVSYKQPTVALGLRKGEVDGVTIGSEKVPFSDIDTVTLYLGPPRQKEYYDYIVSLNPVRVIFNPGTENPEFYQILRNNNIEVEIACTLVMLGTNQY; encoded by the coding sequence ATGGAGAAGAAAACTTTAGTTCTTGGCGCCTCTTTAAAGCCTTCACGCTATTCAAATATTGCTATAAAAAGATTAGTAAGTTACAAGCAACCTACCGTGGCGCTTGGTTTACGAAAGGGAGAAGTAGATGGAGTAACAATTGGAAGCGAAAAGGTCCCTTTTTCAGATATTGATACAGTAACCCTCTACCTGGGGCCTCCGCGCCAGAAAGAATATTATGATTATATTGTTTCCTTAAATCCTGTTCGTGTTATTTTTAACCCCGGAACCGAAAATCCCGAATTTTATCAAATACTACGAAATAATAATATTGAGGTAGAAATTGCCTGCACTTTAGTGATGCTTGGTACGAATCAATATTAA
- a CDS encoding sodium:solute symporter, translating into MQPYQILILIAAYFGLLFLVSFFSSKAGSNAEFFRANRESPWYIVAFGMIGASLSGVTFISLPGTVATDSFSYFQVVLGYTVGYAVIGLILLPLYYRLNLTSIYAYLESRFGKYSYKTGASFFLLSRIVGSSFRLFLVANVLQLILFDELGVPYYVTVSATIFLIWLYTFRSGIKTVVWTDTLQTFFMLLSLGVTLIVVSDELGISAAGMINYLSESGSTKIFFFDDWKSSDHFIKQFLSGAFIAIVMTGLDQDMMQKNLTCRNLKEAQKNMFSFTIVLTVVNMMFLILGVLLTQYADLSEIDAIKDQLFPAIATGGELGIGVGILFILGLIAAAYSSADGTLTALTTSFSIDILNIEKRYEEAKQMRIRKQIHIIISILFIAVMLIFKYAIADKSVINKLFEFAGYTYGPLLGLYTLGLFTNIKIKDKLVPIVAVLAPVLSYIISVNSLVWFGFEFGFFILILNGFITTLGLILIRTKHH; encoded by the coding sequence ATGCAACCTTACCAGATTTTAATTCTAATCGCCGCTTATTTCGGACTATTATTTTTGGTTTCATTTTTTTCAAGTAAGGCCGGTAGTAACGCCGAATTTTTTAGGGCTAACCGGGAATCGCCCTGGTATATCGTTGCTTTTGGAATGATTGGCGCTTCCCTTAGCGGGGTGACGTTTATTTCACTACCGGGAACAGTAGCCACAGATAGTTTTAGTTACTTCCAGGTGGTTTTAGGTTATACGGTGGGTTATGCAGTAATTGGGCTTATATTATTGCCACTCTATTACAGGCTAAACCTTACCTCAATTTATGCTTACCTGGAGTCACGATTTGGGAAGTATTCTTATAAAACCGGAGCTTCATTTTTCCTGTTATCAAGGATAGTTGGTTCCAGTTTCAGGCTTTTTCTAGTTGCAAATGTCTTACAACTTATTCTTTTTGATGAACTCGGCGTTCCTTATTATGTTACCGTTTCAGCCACAATATTTTTAATCTGGTTATACACTTTTAGAAGCGGAATTAAAACCGTAGTCTGGACAGATACACTGCAGACATTCTTTATGTTATTATCGCTTGGTGTGACTCTAATTGTAGTTTCAGATGAATTGGGTATTTCGGCAGCGGGGATGATAAATTATCTTTCAGAAAGCGGGTCTACAAAAATTTTCTTCTTTGATGATTGGAAGAGTAGTGATCACTTTATAAAACAATTTTTAAGCGGTGCCTTTATTGCAATAGTTATGACAGGGCTGGATCAGGATATGATGCAGAAAAACCTTACCTGCCGAAACCTAAAAGAAGCACAAAAAAATATGTTTTCTTTTACTATCGTACTTACAGTTGTAAATATGATGTTCCTTATCCTCGGGGTTTTACTTACTCAATATGCCGACCTAAGCGAAATTGACGCTATTAAAGATCAACTTTTTCCTGCGATTGCAACCGGTGGAGAATTGGGAATTGGGGTAGGTATCTTATTTATCCTGGGCCTCATCGCTGCAGCTTATTCCAGTGCCGATGGAACTTTAACCGCGCTAACTACATCTTTCAGTATCGATATTTTAAATATTGAAAAAAGATATGAAGAGGCCAAGCAAATGAGGATAAGAAAGCAAATTCATATTATAATTTCTATCCTCTTTATCGCGGTTATGCTAATTTTTAAATATGCCATAGCAGATAAAAGTGTAATAAATAAACTGTTTGAATTCGCCGGATACACTTATGGGCCGCTTTTAGGATTGTATACTTTAGGCTTATTTACCAACATAAAAATTAAAGATAAACTGGTGCCGATTGTTGCTGTACTGGCTCCAGTCCTCTCCTATATAATTAGTGTTAACAGTTTGGTTTGGTTCGGTTTTGAATTTGGATTTTTTATTCTAATCCTAAACGGATTTATAACCACTTTGGGTTTAATATTGATTCGTACCAAGCATCACTAA
- the recR gene encoding recombination mediator RecR: protein MDFSSKLLEQAVDEMSQLPGIGKRTALRLVLHMLKQPESQTKQLADALTKLRTEIKLCKNCYNISDTDLCAICANPSRISEIVCVVEDIRDVMAIENTDQYRGHYHVLGGKISPMDGIGPSQLSIKPLIEKVKAGQIEEIIFALSSTLEGDTTNFYIYRQLEGTGIKTSTIARGISVGDELEYADEVTLGRSITNRVPFESSTKS, encoded by the coding sequence ATGGATTTTTCTTCAAAACTATTGGAACAGGCTGTAGATGAAATGTCTCAACTTCCGGGTATAGGTAAACGCACCGCGTTGAGGCTGGTTTTGCATATGCTTAAGCAACCCGAGTCGCAAACCAAACAACTGGCAGATGCTCTTACTAAACTTAGAACTGAAATAAAACTTTGTAAAAATTGTTACAACATCAGCGATACAGACTTGTGCGCTATTTGTGCAAATCCCTCCCGAATTTCTGAAATTGTTTGCGTGGTAGAAGATATTCGTGATGTAATGGCTATTGAAAATACCGATCAATACCGCGGGCATTATCACGTTCTTGGCGGTAAAATAAGTCCTATGGATGGAATTGGGCCTTCCCAGCTTAGCATAAAACCGCTGATTGAAAAAGTTAAGGCCGGTCAAATTGAGGAGATTATCTTCGCTTTGAGCAGTACTTTAGAGGGAGATACCACCAATTTTTATATTTACCGACAGCTGGAAGGCACAGGGATTAAGACTTCAACCATCGCTCGTGGAATTTCAGTTGGAGACGAACTGGAATATGCCGATGAGGTTACCTTGGGAAGAAGTATTACGAATAGGGTTCCATTTGAAAGTTCGACTAAAAGTTAA
- a CDS encoding dihydrolipoamide acetyltransferase family protein: MAKFELKLPKMGESVAEATITNWLKEVGDTIEADEPVLEIATDKVDSEVPSEVEGKLIEKLFEADDVVQVGQTIAIIETEGDIPAGNDDEELDLDLDDSEEEGEYAKEVAESVETAKETAGNKDFSDASRFYSPLVKNIAKEEGIDLDELEEVEGTGKDGRVTKDDILAYVENREKGTSAPQASKKATKASADTGKMAEAKASAETVIPSGEDEIIEMSRMGKMISHHMVQSAQTSAHVQSFIEVDVTNIWNWRNKHKNDFQKKEGEKLTFTPIFMEAVAKAIRDFPLINISVDGDKIIKKKNINLGMAAALPDGNLIVPVIRNADQLNLVGLAKKVNNLANRARQNKLKPDDIQGGTYTVTNVGTFGSIMGTPIINQPQVAILALGAIRKVPAVIETPEGDFIGIRYKMFLSHSYDHRVVNGALGGQFVQRVAQYLEGFDKDREI; encoded by the coding sequence ATGGCAAAGTTTGAACTTAAGCTACCAAAAATGGGCGAAAGTGTCGCCGAAGCAACCATTACCAACTGGTTAAAAGAAGTTGGAGACACCATTGAGGCCGATGAGCCGGTCCTGGAAATCGCTACTGATAAAGTAGATAGCGAAGTCCCAAGTGAAGTAGAAGGGAAATTGATAGAAAAACTTTTTGAAGCCGATGATGTAGTCCAGGTGGGTCAAACAATAGCTATAATTGAAACTGAAGGCGATATTCCTGCTGGAAATGATGATGAGGAATTAGATCTTGATTTGGATGATAGCGAAGAGGAAGGTGAATATGCCAAAGAGGTAGCAGAAAGTGTAGAAACCGCGAAAGAAACTGCAGGTAACAAAGATTTTTCTGACGCTTCCAGGTTTTACTCTCCACTGGTAAAGAATATCGCAAAAGAAGAAGGAATAGATCTTGACGAGTTAGAAGAAGTTGAGGGTACCGGTAAAGATGGTCGGGTAACTAAGGATGATATTTTGGCCTATGTTGAAAACCGTGAGAAAGGAACTTCAGCTCCACAAGCTTCTAAAAAAGCAACTAAAGCTTCAGCAGATACCGGTAAAATGGCAGAAGCCAAAGCGAGTGCAGAAACGGTAATTCCTTCTGGTGAAGACGAGATTATCGAGATGAGCCGAATGGGTAAAATGATCTCGCATCATATGGTGCAAAGTGCCCAAACTTCAGCTCACGTGCAATCGTTTATTGAGGTAGATGTTACCAATATCTGGAATTGGAGAAACAAGCACAAAAACGATTTTCAAAAGAAAGAAGGAGAAAAACTAACGTTTACTCCAATTTTTATGGAAGCCGTGGCCAAAGCGATTCGTGATTTTCCTTTGATTAATATTTCGGTAGATGGCGATAAAATTATCAAGAAGAAAAATATAAACCTTGGGATGGCGGCAGCGCTTCCCGATGGAAATCTTATAGTGCCGGTTATTAGAAATGCCGATCAGCTTAACCTTGTTGGCCTGGCTAAAAAGGTGAATAATCTTGCAAACCGTGCCCGGCAAAATAAATTAAAGCCAGACGATATTCAGGGTGGTACTTACACCGTGACCAATGTGGGAACTTTTGGAAGTATTATGGGTACGCCTATAATAAACCAGCCGCAAGTTGCAATTCTTGCCCTTGGAGCGATTAGAAAGGTGCCGGCGGTGATTGAAACTCCAGAAGGTGATTTTATAGGAATTCGTTACAAGATGTTCTTATCGCATAGTTATGACCACAGGGTTGTAAACGGCGCGCTTGGAGGGCAATTTGTACAACGTGTAGCGCAATATCTTGAAGGGTTTGACAAAGATCGTGAGATATAA
- a CDS encoding BLUF domain-containing protein gives MFKYLVYVSRQSHVISDKDLKELLSTSRRNNREITITGILIYFQGSFIQYIEGKEENVDFLYSKIAKDQRHQSVTELDSGFNAERAFSDWSMAFKKLQNDEAASILGHQDLEQIKLFNEEEKLENHPALNLLDNYVKNL, from the coding sequence ATGTTTAAATATCTGGTTTATGTAAGCAGGCAAAGTCATGTGATCTCCGATAAAGACCTAAAAGAATTACTAAGCACATCACGCCGTAATAACCGCGAGATTACAATAACGGGAATTCTAATCTACTTCCAAGGTAGTTTTATTCAATATATTGAAGGAAAAGAAGAAAATGTAGATTTCCTTTACAGCAAGATAGCTAAAGACCAACGTCACCAGAGCGTTACAGAATTAGATTCTGGCTTTAACGCAGAGAGAGCCTTTTCTGACTGGTCTATGGCCTTTAAAAAATTACAAAATGATGAGGCTGCTTCAATTCTAGGCCATCAGGATTTGGAGCAAATAAAGTTATTTAACGAAGAAGAAAAACTGGAAAACCACCCCGCACTAAACCTCTTAGATAATTACGTAAAAAATCTTTGA
- a CDS encoding 3'-5' exonuclease, translating into MELNLTKPICFFDLETTGTNVAKDRIVEIAILKVFPNGNKESKTWLVNPEMPIPKEVVAIHGISDEKVANEPTFKELSGQVHDMIKGCDLGGYNSNRFDIPLLVEELLRAGIDFEMKNMVAVDVQTIFHKKEQRTLAAAYQFYCGKDLIDAHSAEADTTATYEVLKSQLDRYQDLENDMKYLADYSARNKFADFAGFIAYDKKGNEVFAFGKYRGKNVEKVLEEEPGYFGWIQNADFPLYTKKVLTAIKLRKLNNKLS; encoded by the coding sequence ATGGAATTAAACTTAACCAAACCCATTTGTTTTTTTGACCTGGAAACTACAGGAACAAATGTGGCCAAAGACCGTATTGTTGAAATAGCCATCCTTAAAGTTTTTCCTAACGGAAATAAGGAAAGCAAAACCTGGCTGGTAAATCCTGAAATGCCTATTCCTAAAGAAGTAGTCGCGATCCATGGAATTTCAGACGAGAAAGTTGCTAATGAACCTACTTTTAAAGAACTTTCAGGGCAGGTACATGATATGATAAAGGGCTGTGATTTGGGAGGTTATAATTCCAATAGATTTGATATTCCTTTGTTGGTAGAAGAACTTTTGCGTGCCGGTATTGATTTTGAAATGAAAAATATGGTAGCCGTAGATGTTCAAACTATTTTTCATAAAAAAGAACAAAGAACTTTAGCCGCAGCTTACCAGTTTTACTGCGGAAAAGACCTTATAGATGCCCATAGTGCCGAAGCAGATACTACAGCTACCTACGAGGTTTTAAAATCTCAGCTAGACCGATATCAGGATCTCGAGAACGATATGAAGTACCTGGCCGATTATTCAGCACGGAATAAATTTGCCGATTTCGCAGGCTTTATTGCTTACGATAAAAAAGGGAACGAAGTCTTTGCTTTTGGAAAATATAGAGGTAAAAATGTAGAAAAGGTTTTAGAAGAAGAGCCTGGTTATTTTGGCTGGATCCAAAATGCCGATTTCCCGCTGTACACCAAAAAAGTTCTTACCGCCATTAAGCTTAGAAAGCTAAATAATAAACTGTCCTAA
- a CDS encoding fumarylacetoacetate hydrolase family protein — translation MKIICIGRNYTDHISELQNEKPEDPVVFLKPDTSILLKKQPFFIPDFSAEVHYEVEVLVKIKKVGKHIQEKFAHKYYDEIGLGIDFTARDLQQKLKEKGLPWEKAKAFDGAAVIGEKWLPKDSVTDINMLNFSLEKNGETVQKGNTELMLWKIDELIAYVSQFFTLKIGDIIFTGTPAGVGKVNPKDRLTGFIENKQIFSIQIK, via the coding sequence ATGAAGATAATTTGTATAGGTAGAAATTACACCGATCATATTTCTGAGTTACAAAATGAAAAACCTGAAGACCCGGTGGTTTTTTTAAAGCCCGATACTTCTATATTACTAAAAAAACAGCCTTTCTTTATTCCAGATTTTTCAGCAGAAGTTCATTATGAAGTTGAGGTTTTAGTCAAGATCAAAAAGGTAGGCAAACATATTCAGGAGAAATTTGCCCATAAGTATTATGATGAAATTGGCCTTGGAATCGATTTTACTGCGAGAGATCTTCAGCAAAAATTAAAGGAAAAAGGTTTGCCCTGGGAAAAAGCCAAAGCATTTGATGGCGCCGCGGTAATAGGCGAAAAATGGTTGCCTAAAGATTCGGTAACTGATATAAATATGCTTAACTTTAGTTTAGAAAAGAATGGAGAAACCGTTCAAAAAGGCAATACAGAGCTAATGCTTTGGAAAATTGATGAACTGATTGCTTATGTTTCACAATTTTTCACTTTAAAAATAGGAGATATCATTTTTACCGGAACTCCGGCCGGCGTAGGTAAAGTTAATCCGAAAGATAGATTAACAGGGTTTATAGAAAACAAACAAATCTTTTCAATTCAAATAAAATAG
- a CDS encoding Hpt domain-containing protein, whose product MSNYNLSEVKEMAGGDEDFMKIVVQTFLEEIPPDVESMNEAINNDNPDLAYQYAHKMKPNLQLFGLELMDEVKVIEAWAKAGKKKDDVPQAASKITKKVNVASIALKRDFELE is encoded by the coding sequence ATGAGCAACTACAATTTAAGTGAAGTTAAGGAAATGGCCGGGGGCGACGAAGATTTCATGAAAATAGTGGTACAAACCTTTTTAGAAGAAATTCCACCAGATGTAGAATCTATGAACGAGGCTATTAATAACGATAACCCTGATCTTGCTTATCAATATGCCCATAAAATGAAGCCAAATTTACAATTATTTGGATTGGAACTTATGGACGAAGTAAAAGTTATAGAAGCCTGGGCAAAAGCCGGGAAAAAGAAAGACGATGTGCCACAGGCAGCCTCTAAGATCACCAAGAAAGTAAATGTTGCAAGTATAGCTCTAAAAAGGGATTTTGAACTGGAATGA
- a CDS encoding competence/damage-inducible protein A, which yields MKAEIITIGDEILIGQIIDTNSAFIAKELNKIGISVKQISTVEDEKAHILEALYEAKSRADIIIITGGLGPTKDDITKDCLCEFFEDRLVNNEEVLKHIEFLFDKYIDTPISELNRKQALLPSKASALKNKFGTAPGMWFKSEAKVYVSLPGVPFEMKALIQDEVIPRLQQSFKRPVILHKTVLTYGLGESAIADKIEDWEDALPPYIKLAYLPNLGRVRLRLTAKGDNEEHLKNSVESLISELHSIIGDIIVGYEDDEPMEIQISRLLLKNKASIATAESCTGGRLASLFATPPGASNYYKGSVVSYATISKEEILKIDKKLIEEHSVVSKEVAVSMAKNVRDLFETDYAISTTGNAGPAKGDSDAEIGTVYIGIATPTEVYARKFIFGNHRDKVIGKAVNKSMELIREVLLEQVKLAQKA from the coding sequence ATGAAAGCAGAGATCATAACCATAGGAGATGAAATCCTTATTGGCCAAATTATAGATACCAATTCGGCGTTTATCGCTAAAGAGCTGAACAAGATTGGTATTTCGGTTAAACAAATTTCTACCGTAGAGGACGAGAAAGCTCATATTCTTGAAGCTTTATATGAAGCAAAAAGCCGTGCCGATATTATTATTATCACCGGCGGTTTGGGGCCTACTAAAGACGATATAACAAAAGATTGTTTGTGCGAATTTTTTGAGGACCGGCTGGTAAATAATGAGGAAGTTCTTAAACATATAGAATTCCTTTTTGATAAATATATAGACACCCCAATTTCCGAATTAAATAGAAAGCAGGCACTCCTACCGTCTAAAGCTTCGGCTCTAAAAAATAAATTCGGTACAGCTCCGGGTATGTGGTTTAAGAGTGAGGCTAAGGTGTATGTTTCCCTGCCGGGAGTTCCTTTTGAAATGAAAGCTTTAATTCAAGACGAAGTAATACCAAGACTTCAGCAAAGTTTTAAAAGGCCGGTTATTCTTCATAAAACCGTATTAACCTACGGGCTTGGAGAAAGCGCCATTGCCGATAAGATTGAGGACTGGGAAGATGCGTTACCACCATATATTAAGCTTGCATATTTGCCCAATTTGGGAAGAGTAAGGTTGCGCTTAACGGCAAAGGGTGATAACGAAGAGCACTTAAAGAATAGTGTGGAAAGCCTTATTAGTGAACTTCATAGTATTATTGGTGATATTATAGTTGGTTATGAAGACGATGAACCAATGGAAATACAAATTTCCAGGTTATTATTAAAAAACAAAGCCAGTATCGCCACAGCTGAAAGTTGCACCGGCGGTAGGCTTGCCAGTTTATTTGCAACCCCTCCCGGCGCTTCCAATTATTATAAAGGCAGTGTGGTGAGTTACGCAACCATTAGTAAGGAAGAAATATTAAAGATTGATAAAAAGCTAATCGAAGAACACTCGGTGGTGAGTAAAGAAGTTGCGGTTTCCATGGCTAAAAACGTTAGGGATTTGTTTGAGACAGATTATGCAATTTCTACTACGGGAAATGCCGGCCCGGCAAAAGGGGATAGCGATGCAGAAATTGGTACAGTTTATATAGGGATAGCCACTCCCACAGAAGTTTATGCCAGGAAATTTATCTTTGGAAATCACCGTGATAAAGTAATAGGTAAAGCTGTTAATAAGAGTATGGAGTTAATTAGAGAAGTACTGCTAGAACAGGTGAAACTTGCTCAAAAAGCTTAG
- the rpmB gene encoding 50S ribosomal protein L28 codes for MSRVCELTGKKAMVGNNVSHAMNKTKRRFNANLVKKRFFIPEEDKWVTLKVSTSALKDINKKGISAVIKEAREKGFLKK; via the coding sequence ATGTCAAGAGTTTGTGAACTTACTGGTAAAAAAGCAATGGTTGGGAACAATGTTTCTCACGCTATGAACAAAACCAAACGTAGATTTAATGCCAATTTGGTAAAGAAACGTTTTTTTATTCCTGAGGAAGATAAATGGGTCACTTTAAAGGTATCTACATCTGCACTTAAAGATATTAATAAAAAAGGCATCTCTGCTGTAATTAAAGAGGCAAGAGAAAAAGGATTTTTGAAAAAATAA
- the rpmG gene encoding 50S ribosomal protein L33, with the protein MAKKGNRVQVILECTEHKATGKPGTSRYITTKNKKNTPDRLEIKKFNPILKKMTVHKEIK; encoded by the coding sequence ATGGCAAAGAAAGGCAATAGGGTACAGGTTATACTAGAGTGTACAGAGCATAAAGCTACCGGAAAACCGGGAACTTCACGATACATCACTACCAAGAACAAAAAGAATACACCGGATAGATTGGAAATAAAGAAATTTAATCCAATCCTTAAGAAAATGACGGTTCATAAAGAGATAAAATAA
- a CDS encoding DUF4295 domain-containing protein — translation MAKKSVASIQTGSKRLTKAIKMVKSPKSGAYTFVEQIMAPEDVNDFLKKN, via the coding sequence ATGGCTAAGAAATCAGTAGCATCGATACAAACAGGGTCTAAAAGATTGACCAAAGCAATTAAAATGGTTAAATCTCCAAAATCTGGCGCCTATACTTTTGTTGAACAAATTATGGCTCCTGAAGACGTGAACGATTTTTTAAAGAAAAATTAG